One segment of Candidatus Micropelagos thuwalensis DNA contains the following:
- a CDS encoding aminotransferase class I/II-fold pyridoxal phosphate-dependent enzyme, with protein sequence MKPEEAAQNAVLAGLSESPFARLRALLDTPSPQTEPTISLAVGSPRHQPPQFALDCLTENLATYGDYPPINGIESWQASARDWLARRFHITPEIYGALHQVLPATGTREALFLAAQIAPDGPNKKFMAMPNPFYQLYAAAALSAGATPVYMNAVAENGFLPDPSGLSDETLDQMRAVFMCSPANPQGAVAEWDYLDQWLARAEKHNFLLIMDECYIDIFDRRREASPPISALNVAAQRPEGLKNLMVFHSLSKRSSLPGLRSGLGVGGDEVMKQFLKLRMLAAPQSPIAAQKAAALCWANDAHVQENRSLYQDKIDLAESVFGTNYNFYRPEGGFFLWLNVGDSEAITKLLWEKGGIRVLPGAYLGAEVNGENPGAAYIRVALVDDMAEMKLALPRMNDILSAEGIK encoded by the coding sequence ATGAAGCCAGAAGAAGCGGCCCAAAACGCCGTTCTCGCCGGGCTGTCAGAGTCCCCCTTTGCGCGTCTTCGCGCCTTGCTGGACACCCCATCCCCTCAGACCGAACCTACCATATCCCTTGCTGTTGGCTCCCCAAGGCATCAACCCCCGCAATTTGCACTTGATTGCCTTACAGAAAATCTTGCTACTTATGGCGACTATCCGCCCATTAACGGCATTGAATCATGGCAAGCCTCTGCGCGTGATTGGCTCGCAAGGCGCTTTCACATTACGCCCGAAATTTATGGTGCGCTGCATCAAGTTCTCCCAGCTACAGGCACTCGTGAAGCTTTGTTTCTCGCCGCCCAGATTGCCCCCGACGGGCCAAACAAAAAATTTATGGCGATGCCAAACCCGTTTTACCAGCTTTATGCCGCCGCCGCACTTTCAGCTGGGGCGACGCCTGTTTATATGAACGCTGTTGCTGAAAATGGTTTTCTTCCTGACCCGTCTGGCCTGTCAGATGAAACACTCGATCAAATGCGCGCTGTTTTTATGTGTAGTCCTGCAAACCCGCAAGGTGCTGTCGCCGAGTGGGATTATCTCGATCAGTGGTTGGCGCGCGCAGAAAAGCATAATTTTTTATTAATAATGGACGAATGCTACATTGATATTTTTGACCGTCGCCGTGAAGCATCACCGCCCATATCGGCCTTAAATGTTGCAGCCCAAAGGCCTGAAGGCCTGAAAAACCTTATGGTGTTTCACTCACTTTCAAAACGCTCTAGCCTGCCCGGTCTGCGCTCAGGCTTAGGGGTGGGGGGTGATGAGGTGATGAAGCAATTCCTCAAACTCAGAATGCTTGCCGCGCCGCAAAGCCCGATTGCAGCTCAAAAAGCAGCAGCACTCTGCTGGGCAAACGACGCACATGTGCAGGAAAACCGTAGCCTCTATCAGGATAAAATAGATTTGGCTGAGAGTGTATTCGGCACAAATTATAATTTTTACAGACCTGAAGGCGGATTCTTTCTCTGGCTAAATGTTGGAGACAGTGAAGCCATCACAAAACTGCTTTGGGAAAAAGGCGGTATCCGAGTCTTGCCGGGCGCCTATCTGGGAGCCGAGGTGAACGGAGAAAACCCGGGCGCTGCATATATTCGTGTCGCGCTTGTCGACGATATGGCAGAGATGAAATTGGCTTTACCCAGAATGAATGATATTTTGTCGGCGGAAGGCATAAAATAA
- a CDS encoding DNA translocase FtsK, giving the protein MSTLSELRGRLGNFLIFRGQEVIGIILMVAGLSLALTLFSYHASDPSLNRVGNIDIENWFGAYGAVIADLLYQFAGYGAWGIIPGLTALGWRYMRHASVARPILKFFFWVGGIILLSMAATIAPLHSDSFTPHAGGVLGQALVAPLGGWLNLLLGDTLTSLTNSITLWLWAAAVTIGAFGIALALMSAGWFGLFVKTTLYVLVTIFRFIRSLLTNKKPETSITGETSAPVAALEFSKNFVRRIQARLGNFKLRLKSQNAEAFSSARSSADHDAASKIGAMKTAKPTSRKPIPVEKKSAPRQGRRASQEAQSNLPLEPESNFTLPPLRLLSEPRGRAPQKVSMDALESNARLLETVLQDFGIKGEIGRVRPGPVVTLYELEPAAGIRSSRVVGLADDIARAMSAISCRVATVPGHNVIGIELPNSNRETVFLREILSSEAFEKSNAKLPLTLGKDIGGEPVLSDLTKMPHLLVAGTTGSGKSVGINTMILSILYRLTPEECRMILVDPKMLELSVYDGIPHLLAPVVTEPKKAVAALKWAVQEMENRYRKMSKIKVRNIEGYNARMAEALKKGETLTREIQTGFDPESGEAIFETEEIKIEKLPYIVVVIDEMADLMLVAGKEIEAAVQRLAQMARAAGVHLITATQRPSVDVITGTIKANFPSRIAFQVTSKIDSRTVLGDMGAEQLLGMGDMLFMEGGGRIQRVHAPFVSDNEVEGLVSFLKKQGQPVYVDAVTEDSDPVEMGSMEGGASGDSLYDQAVAIVTRDNRASTSYVQRRLQIGYNRAASLIEKMEEEGVISPPNHAGKREVLAGKH; this is encoded by the coding sequence ATGAGTACCTTAAGCGAACTCCGTGGAAGATTAGGCAACTTCCTGATTTTTCGCGGGCAAGAGGTTATCGGCATCATCTTAATGGTTGCCGGCCTGTCTTTGGCGCTCACTTTATTCAGCTATCACGCGTCTGACCCCAGCCTTAACCGCGTCGGCAATATAGATATTGAAAACTGGTTCGGGGCCTATGGAGCTGTCATCGCAGATTTACTTTATCAATTTGCCGGATACGGCGCTTGGGGCATCATTCCCGGGCTGACGGCACTAGGGTGGCGCTATATGCGGCATGCATCCGTGGCGCGCCCGATACTGAAATTTTTCTTCTGGGTTGGCGGCATTATTTTATTATCTATGGCAGCAACTATTGCACCCCTTCATTCGGACTCCTTTACCCCACATGCGGGCGGTGTTTTGGGACAGGCACTTGTCGCGCCGCTTGGCGGCTGGCTTAATTTATTGCTAGGAGACACCCTAACGAGTTTGACAAATTCAATCACACTCTGGCTCTGGGCGGCGGCAGTAACAATTGGCGCTTTTGGTATCGCCCTTGCGTTAATGTCCGCGGGTTGGTTCGGTCTTTTTGTCAAAACAACACTTTACGTCCTCGTCACTATTTTCCGCTTCATAAGAAGCCTGCTAACCAACAAGAAGCCAGAAACATCAATAACGGGTGAGACTTCAGCCCCAGTAGCCGCACTGGAATTTTCCAAAAATTTTGTTCGGCGCATACAGGCGCGCTTGGGTAATTTTAAGCTTAGGCTCAAAAGTCAAAATGCCGAGGCCTTTTCTTCAGCGCGGTCTTCAGCTGACCATGACGCGGCATCTAAAATAGGCGCGATGAAAACAGCTAAACCAACATCACGCAAACCTATACCTGTTGAGAAAAAAAGTGCGCCACGTCAAGGCCGTCGGGCATCCCAAGAAGCGCAGAGCAATTTACCCCTCGAGCCTGAAAGCAACTTCACACTGCCGCCGCTAAGGTTGTTATCCGAGCCACGCGGACGCGCGCCGCAAAAAGTCAGCATGGACGCGTTGGAGTCTAACGCCCGCCTGTTGGAAACAGTGTTGCAGGATTTTGGCATTAAAGGCGAGATAGGGCGCGTGCGTCCGGGCCCCGTTGTCACGCTTTATGAGTTGGAGCCAGCCGCCGGCATCCGATCATCCCGCGTTGTGGGGTTAGCGGATGACATTGCACGCGCGATGAGTGCGATTTCTTGCCGTGTTGCAACGGTTCCGGGGCACAACGTGATTGGTATTGAACTGCCAAACAGCAATCGGGAAACCGTTTTTCTTCGTGAAATATTGTCCAGCGAGGCATTTGAAAAGAGCAACGCCAAACTACCCCTCACCCTCGGCAAAGATATTGGTGGCGAGCCGGTGCTGAGCGATTTGACAAAAATGCCCCACTTGCTTGTCGCGGGCACCACCGGCTCCGGCAAATCTGTGGGCATTAACACCATGATTTTATCAATCTTATATCGCCTGACCCCCGAAGAGTGCCGCATGATCCTTGTGGACCCAAAAATGCTGGAATTATCGGTCTATGACGGCATCCCACATTTGCTCGCCCCTGTTGTAACAGAGCCCAAAAAGGCTGTCGCTGCCCTTAAATGGGCTGTTCAAGAAATGGAAAACAGATACCGGAAAATGTCCAAAATCAAGGTGCGCAATATTGAAGGTTACAATGCGCGCATGGCCGAGGCGTTAAAAAAAGGTGAAACACTGACCCGCGAGATTCAGACAGGGTTTGACCCCGAGAGTGGCGAGGCCATATTCGAGACTGAAGAAATTAAGATCGAGAAACTTCCTTACATCGTTGTTGTCATTGACGAGATGGCAGACTTAATGCTCGTCGCCGGAAAGGAAATCGAAGCAGCTGTTCAGCGATTGGCGCAGATGGCCCGTGCCGCAGGCGTGCACCTTATCACCGCGACCCAGCGCCCTTCAGTTGATGTTATCACGGGTACGATTAAGGCAAATTTCCCAAGCCGGATTGCTTTCCAGGTCACGTCAAAAATTGACAGTCGAACCGTGCTTGGTGATATGGGTGCTGAACAACTTCTCGGCATGGGTGACATGCTGTTCATGGAAGGCGGTGGCCGCATCCAGCGTGTGCACGCCCCCTTTGTTTCGGATAATGAAGTTGAGGGCCTCGTTTCGTTTCTGAAAAAACAGGGTCAGCCGGTTTATGTTGATGCCGTCACCGAAGACAGCGACCCTGTTGAGATGGGCAGCATGGAGGGCGGCGCTTCAGGTGACAGCCTTTATGATCAGGCGGTGGCAATTGTCACCCGCGATAACCGCGCCTCGACGAGTTATGTCCAGCGGCGCTTACAAATTGGTTATAATCGAGCCGCAAGCCTGATTGAAAAAATGGAAGAAGAAGGCGTCATCAGCCCGCCCAATCACGCCGGTAAACGCGAAGTCCTTGCAGGAAAACATTAA
- a CDS encoding LolA family protein: MKMLRILLSVCFVFLLTQQKATAQNNQKANADALEHISTYLDKLDNMAGTFLQIDQQGNTSTGQFLMKRPGMMRFDYDPPQKLKVVADGKWLAVQEAPGEKADRYPLSQTPLPIFWGKGSLTDKAQYISKLDVFDSAAEILLQDPAGDFPGYTRMTFNYQGTSETTLLRSWHVVDAQGQAITIVLNDLQKRENIDRKDFKLDERHRRPHGKF, from the coding sequence ATGAAAATGCTCAGAATACTCTTGTCGGTTTGCTTTGTTTTCTTGCTGACCCAGCAAAAAGCAACAGCTCAGAACAACCAAAAGGCCAATGCAGACGCCCTTGAGCACATATCAACCTATCTGGATAAACTAGACAATATGGCTGGCACTTTTCTGCAAATTGACCAGCAGGGCAACACGTCCACGGGTCAGTTCCTTATGAAGCGACCCGGCATGATGCGGTTTGATTATGACCCGCCGCAAAAATTAAAAGTCGTCGCTGACGGAAAATGGCTGGCGGTTCAAGAAGCCCCGGGCGAAAAGGCCGACAGGTATCCATTGAGCCAAACACCCCTGCCGATTTTCTGGGGCAAAGGGTCTCTGACCGATAAGGCGCAGTACATTTCTAAGCTGGACGTGTTTGACTCCGCCGCCGAGATACTGTTGCAAGATCCAGCGGGAGATTTTCCGGGCTATACGCGCATGACATTTAATTATCAAGGTACGTCGGAGACGACTCTCTTAAGAAGTTGGCATGTGGTCGATGCACAAGGACAGGCGATTACAATTGTTCTGAACGACTTACAAAAGCGTGAAAATATTGATAGAAAAGACTTCAAGCTCGATGAGCGCCACCGTCGCCCCCATGGAAAGTTTTAA
- the xth gene encoding exodeoxyribonuclease III, which yields MRIVTWNINSVRLRIELLAKMAKKLKPDIICLQETKCPNDSFPTKAINKMGFEHIAVNGIKGYHGVATLSKIPFAKTSIINYCGQKDGRHIETVLDYEGAPLSLHNFYVPAGGDEPDRKINEKFGHKLDFLGEMQSRFVKAKQKTTAQRILVGDLNIAPYEHDVWSHKQLLNVVSHTPQEVALLEKVRKSHNWIDVARAFVPFEEKLYSWWSYRARDWDVSNRGRRLDHIWVTPALESKVNSYKILKEARGWERPSDHVPVMIDLI from the coding sequence ATGCGCATCGTGACGTGGAACATCAACTCTGTAAGACTCAGAATTGAACTTCTGGCCAAAATGGCAAAAAAACTGAAACCAGATATTATCTGTTTACAAGAAACGAAGTGCCCGAATGACAGCTTCCCAACCAAGGCCATCAATAAAATGGGGTTCGAGCATATCGCGGTTAACGGGATTAAGGGTTATCACGGCGTCGCAACCCTAAGCAAAATCCCTTTTGCCAAAACAAGCATCATTAATTATTGCGGTCAAAAAGACGGGCGACATATTGAGACCGTTCTCGACTATGAAGGCGCACCCTTATCACTGCATAACTTTTATGTCCCCGCCGGTGGGGATGAGCCTGACCGTAAAATCAATGAAAAATTCGGTCATAAACTCGATTTTCTTGGAGAAATGCAAAGCCGTTTCGTCAAAGCTAAGCAAAAAACCACCGCCCAGCGCATCCTTGTAGGTGATTTAAACATCGCCCCATATGAGCATGATGTATGGTCGCACAAGCAACTCCTGAATGTCGTCAGCCATACCCCCCAAGAGGTGGCATTGCTGGAAAAGGTTAGAAAATCTCATAACTGGATTGACGTGGCACGCGCCTTTGTACCTTTTGAGGAGAAGCTTTATTCTTGGTGGAGTTATCGCGCCAGGGATTGGGATGTTTCCAATCGGGGGCGTCGACTTGACCATATTTGGGTCACACCTGCACTTGAGTCAAAAGTAAACAGCTATAAAATTCTCAAAGAAGCGCGGGGGTGGGAAAGACCCTCAGATCATGTGCCCGTAATGATCGATTTAATCTAA